The Tenrec ecaudatus isolate mTenEca1 chromosome 4, mTenEca1.hap1, whole genome shotgun sequence region CAGAAAAGCTCTGTGCCTGAAGAATCACACCCACATAGACACTGCGGATACAGagatttagttttctttttaaatagctctccttatgtatttattttcaacAAAAGTTGCAGTCACACATCTTTCCAGTATGTACAATTTGCTGGCGTTGACTTCATTTTGTGTTATACAAACATTCTTCCCATTCTTGCCTGAATGATTCCACCGTCATAGACTTACCACCCCTGCCTTCTAAGCGTTTCCAATACTTGATGGGTTCCCAGTGAATAGTTTGCTTGGTTTGGGGTATTTGTATACAAGTGAAGACACAGCCTTTGTCACGTACTTTACCTTTGGGTATTCTCATTCTGTTTTCAATAGGCAGCACCATGTTCTGAAAGTCCAAAAATAAATAGTGGAATTCTTCAACGCATGGAACCTTCTCTCTATACACATTACAACTAATTACTAGGTAATGCCATTTTTATTGTATCTCCATACAGAgatatatatattgttttttaattgtgagTTCTATGGTTCCCAGTTCATGCCCATTTTATTTTGTAACATTGATTAAAAACCCAAAATATAACAATATGATCCTCATTTCGCCCTATCTTCACTTTTCCCTGCATCCTTCTTTCCTATTGCTTCCTGCATTTGAGCTTTGTTTCTGGGTGAATGGTGTCCTTTTGTTGCCATTGGATTGATTTTTCTAAGGAGCCCACACCTTCATGCTGTTATGATTTACAGTATAGGACTGTCTGTTGTTTGAGTGAATGGTGACTTCGGTTCCAGGCCTAATGGGTTTCTAAGGGCCACAGTTTCAGAGGTTCCATGAATCTCTATCAAACTAGTAAACCTCGTGTTTTGATAACCTGGGGCTTGTTGTACATGTTTCTCTCACTCTGTCCAGAAGCTACTATTGTGATCCTTGTCATAGTCATCAGCAGTGAAACTGAGCATCTGGTCTCAGGATCATGGAGGCTGGGGTTAATGAAGAATATTAGTCCTTCGAATTAATTGTTTCTTGTGTCTTATTCGATTCACTCTTATTTTCTCTGGAGTgcaagagaccaatagttgcatcttaAGTAGCTGCTCACAAGCGTTTAGGACTCCATCCATGACCCATTATTGTATTatgaagaacattttctttgtagacTATGTGAATATCTCTGTCACGTAGTCATGCCAGAAACAAGATATTCAAAGTTTATGCAATAATTTTTAACTAAGTTTCATTCATTGCATTTTCTGAAAGTACTGATGATCTTAAAATTTTCACAGCACAAAAAGTAATTTGCATCAAAATGTGTGAAATTATATGGACATTATtttcaataaatttaaagaaacaTGTTTGCATTACTATATACCcatgatttaaaatttaaataaatattggAATTTGATTTCAAATTTCCTCAATTATAGTATTAATCTGTAACCACTTTGCCAAAAGAAAAGTTTCTAATTTATGTTTTAATAATAAGTTTATTTATGAATTCTCACATTCTATAGGATTTCAGCATTTGGAGTGAAAATGCTACAGCTCCAGGAGAACATCAAGATCCTAAACAACTTGACATCTCCATTTCCAACCTTCTTGCTGACTGGCATTCCTGGCTTAGAGTCTGTCCAAGCCTGGTTCTCCATCCCATTCTGTTGTCTCTACGCCATTGCCATCTTGGGGAACAGCATGATCCTGTTTGTCATCATCACCCAGAAGAGTCTCCATGAGCCCATGTACTATTTCCTCTCCATGCTGTCGGCTACTGACCTGGGCCTCACAGTTTCTACGATGTCAACAACATTATCCGTTCTGTGGTTTGATGCAAACCAAATCAATTTGGATAATTGCATTATCCAGATGTTTTTCCTTCATGGATTCACTGTCACAGAAACTGGTGTGCTTGTGGCTATGGCCTTCGACCGCTATGTGGCAATTTGTAACCCTCTGAGGTACAACACCATCCTCACTAATCTCAGAATCATTCAGATGGGTCTCTTGATTATTACACGAGCTATTGTTTTAGTAGTACCAGTACTCTTGTTGCTTAAACATCTCTCTTTCTGTAGAGCTAATGATCTTTCCCATTCCTATTGTTACCATCCAGATGTTATCAAACTAGCATGTTCAGATACCAGGCCCAATAGCATCTTTGGATTAATTGGTCTTATCCTGACCACAGGAATAGATACTCCATGCATTATCCTGTCTTACATCATGATTATTCACTCTGTCTTGGGCATTGCCTCTCCTGAAGGACGACACAAGGCTTTTAGTACCTGTGTTTCCCATATAGGCGCAGTTGCCATTTTCTATATCCCCATGGCAAGTCTGTCCTTGGTGCATCGTTATGGTAGGTCAGCTCCTAGAATAGCCCATTCGATGATGGCCAATATATATCTTATTTTACCCCCTGTGCTCAATCCCATCATCTATAGTGTTAAAACCAAACAAATACGCAAGGCTATACTCCATCTGCTTCAGGCAAAATAGAGTTTACCTattcgttattatcatgagtaaCATATAAATTTCAGTGACAAAGTTGACATAGTCATTCTATTCCTTGATATTTCCTAAATGTTATGCACTCGGAAAGACCTTCATAGCAAATATTCATAGCATACTTATTGTTGTTTATCAAAACTAACATTGAGAAATATTACCAAGGTACAGCAACAACCAATAGATAAGTATAAGTGACCTCTTGAAACATGCAACATAATGCATTTTTAGCAAGCTTCTGcataatgcatttttaaaatagagtttttcttcttttcaaagAAGAATTATGCACAAAAAGGGAAAATGCAGAGCAGAATTTCAAACTCTCATATTAAAAGAGCAAAGTTAAATACTATTGCCTATCCAATAAAAATGCTCATGGACTCTAGACTCCTCTGGACATGAAACCTAAATGAACCTCTTTATCCTTCATCTGTTGTCTACTAAAATTTgtaaactttaaaccaaaaatataccATAAATTCTTAGGGTGAAATAATTGCCACTGTCATCACATTGATTTCAACACAAGTGATCCTATATAGAATCCTATAGAGGCTCATGCATCATGCTCTTTGGACCACATATAAACAGCATTGGGAAGATTAGATAGGAACCATAGGAATTAGAAGCTTTTGTTAATGAGAGAAGAATGGTGACATGGATCAAAGGATGTAATCAATCTTATGAAATGATGCATGTAAAAAGTTTTGAATTAGTGTTATGTTTTGGTATTGTATAGTCTCAATcactaaaaaattaataaaatatattttttcacttcaAGGCTTCATGAATACCATAAAAATGTCCTATACCTCCCTAGCCACCCTAAAGACCAAGGTAAAGAATTTATTATCCTCAGCAGGATTCTAAATACAATTTGATCTTTTAACATGGTTTACAGTTTGAGAAATATCAAGCACAACAAATAAAGGTGTTTTCCATGAGAAAAATGATTTACCTGCACACTGACTGAAATTAAACATATAAATCAAAATACATGTTTTAAACATTATTGTACATATCTGTGATAGGCAGAATAGTGGGTTTCCAGAGATGAAAGCCAGGTTTCTTAGGGGAAAAAAATAGCAATCTGCTTTGTTAAAGAACTGCTCTATGAGGTGTTTCTGTTCCATCAGGTGGAGTttttataagttggaatcaactcaatttcatttaaaaaaaaatccccacatTGTATTCCCCAGAGCCTGCTAATATAGACTGCAACTTATCATATGAATCCTGCGCCTTTAAGGATGTAACCGCCTGGTTTCCACACTGGACCCAGTCCTTTTCTGGAAGCAGACCGTGGGAAACACATCCTCAGAGGACTGTGCTGATGCATTTTAGAGAGCATCAGCAGCGCTATTGGTCTCCACAAGATCAGATTTTGAGGGAATGTTTTAATTGCCATCGCTTCTATCTAATGaatgaaacaaaagagaaaaaaatgtaagaCACTCGAAGGAGGATCCAAGCAAGTAAGCCTTGAGATGCAGAGAATTCAGACCTTCTTTAGAGTACCCAAGAGCATTTTCACAGCCTCAGTCAGTGCATTTTTGCAGTCTTACTGTAGCTCCAGGGAATTTCTAAACACTCAAAAGATGAGGAATGCATCAGGGtaaagataaatgaaaattttgtattttttcagcttttctgtaaattaaaaattatttcaaaatacatTTATACCATTCTCATGAAAATTTATAATTACTCCTACTTAGATGAGGTATCAAAATCTCTAGGATTTATCAATCAGGTTCATGTAGAATGATGCTAGAGTAACCTCTATGTTTGGGACTGCGATAGTGacggtttattgtggcaacctggcgatgaacacaggtgggattcattgaagggcagtttaattgacaGTTTAAAGGGCCAAGAAATGGCTCGGTGCTATCACCTTTCtcatctcttgttttctgatggtccgaTCAATGTGCGgcagccttagctagttctctcccAGCAGCTGGCAAGACATCTCAGCTTccggggagacatccctgaggagaagccatatggacctaccacaatgcagtcctgggtgctggaacagccgtgtggagacccctgccagcgctgagatgattacacactcactgatttgtctttcctcctgcagtcagcatcattgcgtgtgttttgtgagatggaggactttgtagactgatgtaggacatatgggttaatgccagatttatggacttggactggactaggttgggatgcttaatgtacaattaccctgtatataaaactctctcttgtaaaaTATGAGTGCttatggattttgtttctctagtcgacccagactaacacagggactaTTATCAGAAAAGAGGAAACATTTTTGCTAAAGAACTACCCCCCAAGCTCTCTTTTACCAACATCTTACCCAAAAGTGTGCACTAAGAACATTTCATAATAACATAAATGTTTAAGACAGTGGTCTTTATACAGGGATGACATGAATGACCGTAAGTTGACATATTGATAATTTTAAAGTTTCTTTTTCAGCAAACCTGCTCCAAGCAAAAGTACCACTAACCAAGAAGTCATTAAGTAAATGAATACAGAGCAGATATGTAACATTACAAAGAGTAAATACATAACCTAGAAGGTAATACATTTCCTACAGGTAAGCTGAGACAGAATTGGATATTTTTACATGAGGATGCAAAATAACCTATGAAAAATTTTCCTTCTGAAAcataaacacaataaaatgtCTATTAAGTATAGTTTTGATCTTTCATAAATTTACCATGCTTATTATACTTCTGATGGTTGCTGTCTGATGAATTCAACTACATTTAAAAGGCATGGCTATTAACACAGCACACCATAAACTTTAAGAAAACTAGTAATTTTTAGTCTGCAAAATATTTACTGGAATTGATGAAAAGTTTGCCCCCAAAACCTACAAAATGTGTACAGTaacttaaaataaacatttttgtaCTCACTGCTCTGTGTTGTGTCAAGCAGACAAAAAAGGCcaattatttaaaaagaatttccacaacattatatttttattttgctcaATAAATTTTATTAACTCAGGAAATATTTATCCAGCCTTCtatatgataaaataaataaatcatgttcTTGAGGGACATATGAGAGGGTAGCCAAAAAAAtaaccagaatttttttcaaaactttttaaaaacaaccttatcaccttcaaagtactccactacacttaaaacatttgtcaactctgtgattctattcttggaaacatttttcaagctcatctgtttggatgactgacagcatccCCCCTGTTGTTTTTTATTCACCTCTTCTgtattgtcaaatcactgtccggtcatgtccctctccatttgcagaaacaaaaagaaacagccTGAAGCG contains the following coding sequences:
- the LOC142446895 gene encoding olfactory receptor 51F1-like — encoded protein: MLQLQENIKILNNLTSPFPTFLLTGIPGLESVQAWFSIPFCCLYAIAILGNSMILFVIITQKSLHEPMYYFLSMLSATDLGLTVSTMSTTLSVLWFDANQINLDNCIIQMFFLHGFTVTETGVLVAMAFDRYVAICNPLRYNTILTNLRIIQMGLLIITRAIVLVVPVLLLLKHLSFCRANDLSHSYCYHPDVIKLACSDTRPNSIFGLIGLILTTGIDTPCIILSYIMIIHSVLGIASPEGRHKAFSTCVSHIGAVAIFYIPMASLSLVHRYGRSAPRIAHSMMANIYLILPPVLNPIIYSVKTKQIRKAILHLLQAK